A stretch of DNA from Equus asinus isolate D_3611 breed Donkey chromosome 20, EquAss-T2T_v2, whole genome shotgun sequence:
tctcttttattcttagttAGCCTGACTAGAGGTTTATaggttttattgatcttttcaaattcaattatttttaaccttaataatttcataaaataGCACATTTGTTTCCATTGTGATGCCCCAGTGCCAACATTAAGTTTATAAGCTCAGCAGTAAGTTATAATTTTAATTCCACTGTGAAGTTAATTGctcatcttttgtgttaggtgcaGTGCTGGGCTCTGGGATACATGGAAAATCAGGAGAGACTGGGCCTCTGCCCTCAGAAGCCTAATTTCACACAGGTAATAGACACTCATAGTATAGTGTGCTAAGTGAGGTTATGTAGGTGTGTTAGGAGATGTTAGCAAATCAACTAAGTGCGCATTTCCCATAGGTGTGATTAATTTGGTTAAATGCCAGTGTCTCAGATGATAAGTAAATACTTTTGTAATACCAAGTAGTTGCTCAGTTTTCATTAATTGTTAACAATGTTATTCTGTACCCTTTATGGAGAAGAGGAATATATTCAAATCCTGGATCTACCACTTGGACcaattacctaacctctctggccctcagtttatACAATTATAAAATGGAGTAGAAGGGGCACTCAGTATTGTTATAAAGAATTACTGAGTTGTTGCATGCAGAATAATTAGATTATTGCCCGGTACGTAGCAGGCTTTCAAGAAATACTTAGTGTTAACATTGCTGTTATGGAACAGGGCAAAGCTGATGAATGTGTCCAGTACATGCAAAAGCACCAGAGTGCACTAGGTGGCAGCACTGAGGTCCCATTTTTCAGCTCTAAATCTCTAGCAATGCTCTATATTCGCCCTGTTCAGCTGTGCTGTGTCTCACAGAGCATTTTTTCTTAGTTTTGGACACTTTCTCACCCTTTCTTCTGAAAGGCCCTATTGTTACTGACAGGCATTTGATGTTTTTTATCCTATCAGGCCCTCAAGAAGGGAAAATTGGTGCAAATTACAGGACTTTGTGTTCTTAAATTATGCCCACACTGACGGTGTTGAACATCAGTGTACATCTGCCTTTACTGGAGGACAAGTCAAAGAAAAATTATGGAATTACACCTTCTCTCAGCTGCCCTGTGGCCTATCCTACACGTGAAGGTCATAACTCTGACCAGGGCTAGTGTGCCTTCAATTAGGCAGTGCATCTGTGAGCTGGCTCATGTTTAGTGGCCCTAATAAGACTCCAGCTAAGCAAGCAAAGCGAATGGCTTCCAATGAAAGTGATTCAATGTTggaacagtaaaaataaataaataaataatagaaaatgtcTAAAAAAATTCTCAGTGTGATTTAAGGCAACAGTAATATAATTTAACAACTGAAAACTTCCAAGAATAAGAATAAAGATGTTTTTCAATAAGGACATCTATTTTAATTCAGcacagaaaaaagtaaagttaGAGTAAGTCCCAGCATCTCTAGTTGTCTAGTTAGAGAAGCTCCGAGCTTTCTTAACTGGCCCTTGAGCCAGGCACACGGAAACTACTGGGTCAGGTCCAGCTTTCTCACATTGTCCTTAAATGCCATCATATTAAATCTTGTTATGAATTGAGATAGTGGGTTTTTCTCATAGGTCTAAAAGAAGAAGATATGAAAAGGGGTGAGAAagtgattcattcattcttaaaactaatatttatataGAGCTCTCCATCTACCAGACCTCGGTCTATCCCCAGTAAAAATACTGAAGAGGCCCACTTCCTCATGGTGAGTGGGAAGAGCACTGAAGATCGAAAGGAGTAACAGTGTAAGTGTAGTGATAACTAGTTTTTATTGAGAATATTTTACACATTGGCACGGATAATTATTGCAACTGCACTATGAGCGAGGAATTGATTTCAGTACACACAAAAGATTAGACCATATCTCAGATCGGGAATTACTGCAGTGTTCCAGAACAAGAGACTGGTAAATTCACGATTAAGAACTGGGTCTACATTACTCTAGAGCCACTGCCGTCTCTTCTGCCCCACACTGCCAGGGAAAAGGGGCAGCCTGAGTCCCTGGGATGTGCCGCCTGGAATGAAGCAGAATTAGACTGCAGAAGGAGCCTGCAGATAACTTAGGAGGAGCTGTAGGATATCTTTAAATGCGGAGAAGGAGGAGAATGCCGTGCTGAATCAGTACAGCCAAAACATGAGACAAGCACCAGTCAGGATCTGGATAGAAAGAAGCTGAGCCACTTTGTGACCTGAGTGCCTTGCAGGTGGCGTGGGTGACATGAAGAAAACATTCTCTCCCTTTAAGAACCAGATGGGCCACTGTATTAGGGTGGTTAACAACCTGAGATTTGGAATTGCATAAAACTAGATTAGAATCTTCACTTTGTCACTTATTTACTCTGAGACTTTTGGTAATTAAATATCTTAAGAAATACACttttcatatttgtaaaataGGTGTTATTAAACTTACCTGATAGAATTACTGTAGGATTAGATTATATAATGCCTGTAAGAGATCAGCATTGCCTAGCACATGACTATCATAAAACGGCATCTATGATGATTTTCTGCCTTCCTTCCACTATTCCTTGAAACAAATACCTTCCTGCAGACATGTATGTTTGCATTAATAATCGTTGTCTTTGGCTATGTCTTCAAAAATGAATTTGTTTCCTATTGGGAGTCTAAATGGTACCTTGAAgagtatttatttcattcatcatTGTCTCCCCATACCAACTATAGCACTATGCTTAACTCTGAGATCCTCCCCCATAGCATGCCTTGTGTGAAAGCTGTGAGGTTGAGAGCACCCTGAATTAGAAGTCACAAGGTagcctccctctcttcttttgtcCCTCTTATacaattttgtttattgatgtatagttcacataccataaaattcaccctttaaagGTATAGAGTTTAATGTTTTTCTTGGTATAATCACAAAGCCATTCAGCCAgcatcactatctaattccagcATATTTTCATCAACCCCAAAGGAAACCTCAAACGCATTAGCAAtttctccccattctctctcccACCAGCCCCCGGCAACTGCTGATCTACTTCCTGTATCTATAGATTTACCTACTCTGCACATTTCTATGAATGGAATTATAtagtgtgtgtttttgtgtgtctggcttcattcacttagcatagtgttttcaaggttggtgcgtgttgtagcatgtattgatacttcattcctcccttcccctcatttttatccttttctccCATTAGTTATTCCAAAATACTTTCCCTAAATGCTGTAAGATCTCTTTGGTCCAGCCACCCCATCTGCCTACCTCTTCCTCAGGTCTTTTCTCTCTGGACTATCCTATCTCTAGAATATGTGTGGCCTCAACCACGCCACCTGTCTCCTCTCTCACTGACACAGGAGCCCCCTAAAGCTCCAGTCAAAGTTTATTAGGTAAAATTTTTTCATCAAATGGGAACTTTCCCATTTCCATATCCCAAAGCACTGAGTCTGTGCCTGACGTTTACCAGCCTTACCACTGACTATCTTTTGTTAAAGTTATGAGGTTGAGGACAGAGCTTTAAACAATGACCCTGGACATATTCAGTTATGCCAACTCTATGACTTAGGAGATGTGTGTTTTTCTAAAGTCACTTagtgtctttatttctttattaaaggacccaaaattcttatttattcagttttccttCAGGGATAAGGAAAGCAGGTGAATGTGACATCTAAATCACAATTGGTTTCATAAAAGTGTTAGTTGTGAAACTCTTACCTTGCGTCATTGTGGTTGATGttgtatctttgggtttttctggGAAGGTGACCATGAGCGATGAAAGGGCTCTGTGTGGAGCAGAGCTGTTAGAAGGTGGAAGTTTCTTCACAATAAATGATGCCTCGGATCTTGGAGATTAGATACTGGAGAGCAACACCAGAGTGATGGCAAAGAGATGAACAAGCTCATGAGAAAGGTCTAATCATTTATAGAGGGCTGAGGAGGTTCTAGATTTTTATTCCTGAGGAGTTGAGGACCTGTGTGTTGGGTACTGTGCTAGATTCTGAGGGTATGGTAACAAAGAAAATGGGTCTCTgatctcatggagcttatattctagtgggaggaTTAAGacaattaaatatacatattaggTGGTGATAAGAAAAGCAGGTAAGTATACAGAGAGTGATTGTATGGGTGGCCATGCTTTAGTTAGGCTCGACAGCAGACCCTTCTGATAAGGGAACATGCAAGGAGAGAGTTGAATGAAGTCAGAGAGTCATGCAGATATCAGGATGAAGGGTCTTCCTTGCagcaggaacagcaagtgcaaaaatACCAAGGCAGCAGTGTATTTTGGTGCTTTTAACATTGAGGCTGTGTTTTGGTGGGCTGGGAAAAGGTCAAATAGATGGTGGTGCAAATAGGCCACTCCTCTCCAGGGCCTCAGTTTGTCCCTGCATCTAATAGGAGTAAAAGGAAATCATAATCATTGTACTAATGCAAGTGCAAATTGATGTCTGCTATGAGCTGGGGTAAAGAATGTGTTTGAAGTTAGAATGAGCAGCCCTGTTACCTCAGGGGTCTCCCCTCTTTATTCAGGACAATCAGCCTCCCAGCTTTCTCCCTCATTTCTTACCCTGATCCTTTTTTGTTTGCCCGTCTACCCAGGATTCTGTAAGCAGAGAGCACCTTAGCAGTCAGGGCTGGGTGGGCAGGAGCCAGAAGAATGGCCACAATGACTTCAGCAGTACTGGTGGACATACGAGATGAGGTGACCTGCCCCATCTGCCTGGAGCTCCTGACAGAACCTGCGAGCATAGACTGTGgccatagcttttgccaagcctGCATCACAAGGATCAGCAAGGAATCGATGATCAGCCAAGAAGGGGAGAGCAGCTGTCCTGTGTGCCAGAGCAGCTACCAGCCTGGGAATCTGCGGCCTAATCGGCACCTGGCCAACATAGCAGAGAGGGTCAGAGAGGTGGTGTTGGGCTCTGGGAAGCAGCTGAAGGTGAATCTTTGTGCACATCATGAAGAAAAACTCCAGCTCTTCTGTAAGGAGGATGGGAAGCTAATTTGCTGGCTCTGTGAGCGCTCTCAGGAGCACCGTGGTCACCACACGTTCCTCATGGAGGAGGTTGCCCAGGAGTACCAGGTAaaagaccaggaagaagggaaggcagggaggaggagactTCCTCCCTTAGCAGGAGATTTCAACTTCATGCTCTAATCTAATTTCTTGGTAATCCTCCCATTTAGCTAGAGGAATGAACCTAgaaaatgcctccctggccaagAGTAGAGACTTCGTCCCTTTCTGGCTGCTCAAATCAGCTCTACATGGCCTTATGAGTAGAGGATACCACTGGGGGCAAATAATGGGCTTGGTGGATTGGGTGTGGGGGATATGTTGGCAATGAGGGTAAAGGAGTTAAAGTGCTACATGACTAGGttctttccccaaaggaaagAGAATCAGCCTGTTCCCATTGGTGTCAATTCTCCATATATTAAAGATACTTTGGCCTCTCAGTTTTTCATCCCAGGGTAGGACAGGCTTCTGAGGTCAGCATAATCTCTACCCTATTCATTCTACGTCTAGGCACTGAAATAATTTAACACTTTGCCTTGCTTGACTTGATGTGTTTCTTCCAGGAGAAGTTCCAAGAGTCTCTGAAGAAGCTGAGGCAAGAGCAGCAGGAAGCTGAGAAACTAAAAGCTGTTATTAGAGAGAAGAGGGTATCCTGGAAGGTAAGAGAGATTCTCCCTGAAGGTGTCCTGGGACAGGAATCAGGGCAGGGTATGGGAGCCAAGCGCAAAGGAGACCTGGTCTTCTCTGTTCCCTGATTTGGCCAGAAGAGCTTCCCTTTGCCTAGTCCTTCACTGCAACCCTTCCAGACAAGGGTATTGTTCTGGTGTAGGATGAGGGACAAAGAAAGGGGAGTTAGAAAATGAACATATCAAAAGAGAATCCAGGTTTTTGAAGACAACCACTTAGGAGAGGAACGACGACCATTGGCATCCCCTAATTCCTGATTCTGGACCTTATTCTGCAGTTCAAGATCTGAATCTTCCTAGAAAGACAGGTTAGGCCAGGCCAATCATTCCTACCTCAATACTTAAAACTGGAATGGGAGGCTGATGCAGAGGCATGAGAAGCCAAGAGGCTGCCTGGAATCTAAACCTCACCCAGGAATCATGATCTCTATCTAGGAAGACTAGAtaaggcagcctggggctcatgGTCTGGGAAGAGCTGAAgggaaaatagaagagggaaagaaCAGGTTCTGTAGGACTTACTCCCCCATTTACTCCCCCTCTCCCATTGAGACCAGGCCGGAAAAGCAGTGCTGAGCCTGTCTCCCCCATCCCTTATAGAGGAGACCCTCAGCTCAACCAACTAGCAGCCTCTTTCTCTTCCGTGTTCCTGAAGAATCAGATGGAACCCGAGAGACACAGGATTCAGTCACAGTTTAATCAATTGAGAAGCATCCTGGACAAAGAGGAGCAGCGGCAACTGAaaaagctggaggaggaggggaggaaggggctgaGTATTATAGAAGAGGCTGAGGATGAGCTGGTCCACCAGAGCCAGTCGCTGAGAGAGCTCATTTCCGATCTTGAGCGTCGGTGTCAGGGGTCAACAATGGAACTGCTACAGGTGAGACTCTTGCAGGAGCCCCCAGTCGGAGAGTCAAGGCAAAGAGAGACTAACGTTTTTTCCCTTCTGATATGGGGCTGATATCGTGATGGGGGCAAGAATAATTCTTTGACCGTGTAGTGCCTCTTCCTTATTAAACTGTGTGGAGGTCACAGGTAAAGCATGGGATAATTAAAAGTACAAATGCTAAGGGGAtgtctcattttttatttattatttataaaggaTGGTCCAAAAGTTCGTTTGGTACTTTGGAGAAGATTTATTGCATCCAATGATGCTCTATAGCAGCGTTTCTCGATcttagcactattgacattttaggcTGGAAAATTCTTTGGTCCGAGGGCCTGCCATGTACATTGTAGTCTGTCAGCAGCATTCCTGGCTTCTACCTAATAGATGCTAGTAGCACTCCCTAACTATGACAACCAAAAatcctccagacattgccaaatgtcactGGAGGGAACatatcctttcttctcctcttgagcATCACTGGCCATTAGGCCTTTTGTCTCTGATGCCTTGTTGGGATTTGACAGGTACTTTTCACCTAGTTGGTCACAGGCAAACATACCAAGCTCAAGTTCTTAGAGATTCGTTATGTAATCACCAGCCCTTCTTTGCTTTCACTCTTCTCTGGGgcagaaacatttaaaatgttgtaGTAGAAGTTTGAACAGACCTTTTGAGGCACAAAGAAGACTGGGCTCTGGTctatggagtgtgtgtgtttaggtTTGGAGAGTGCAGGGTGTCAAGTCTAGAGAGATTTGATGGAGGAGCTTGAACTGAGGTTGAAATCTGAGCAGTGGTTTTCTCTGTAGAGTGAGTAGTGTGACCATGAAGTGGAAGCAGGATGTACCTTAtgacatcctataactttcaggctgtttcttattttctgtttatcttcttgctttcttcttgCTCCCCCTTTACCATTGGAATAATCACTTCTTTATTCTTGGGCCCTAGTGTTAGGGGCATGTTGTAGTTACTTTCCACCTGTTGGAGCTTTTCCTCATTCACTGCTTCTGGTTTCACATCTTCATTTTACTCTTCTTAACCTTGTTCCTCATCTTTGATTTGGATTACCCTaaccttttctccttccctttcttcttctagCCCCTCCACAGGCTCCTTGAACTGTAAAAATTGCTCCATAAGTGCAAAAGGATCATCAATTTATATCACTAGTCCAGGCACCTGCCTAAACTCTCACACTTGTTAGTATGCTGCCCAAGGGACATTTTAACTTAGTGTTATCTCAGAGCCAATTTTTCCAGAACTTGCCTATCATAGacacattctttcttctcttttccgtATCTGTATGACATTGTTGCCCATTAAGATTGGATAGCTGGATGCAAGCCCACAGctttcaaatttcaaaatgtgAACCCTGAGAATAAAGctaacataagagaaaaatagCCATGAAATAGCATCCTAATTTCATCTTTTGAGTTCCTCAGTACAGCTATGCCTTAAGATTGATATAATCTTGGATATTTGGTGTAAGTTGATACATCCACCAACTCTATCACTTTCAGTATTCAAGCCAGTTTGATTTGTGTTTCTGTCAAATGCATCCAAAAATAGTCCCAACACAGAGAAAATAGTCATTCCTGTATTATATCTATCGGACCATCAGCCTTTCCTCAGAGTCATTGAGGCATATAGAGCAGAAGTTAGGGAGATGAAATAGGAGGCCGTAAGGCAGTTCTACTCAAATGAGGCAGGCAGTGGCAGTAATGGCAGTGAACAGCAAGTGGCTAAAAGAAGTCAAGGGTGTGAAATGGATGGGCTTGGACTAAGTTGAGACAGCAGGGTGAATATAAGGTAGTTTTTAGGACAGTACTTTGTCTAAATTTGGTGATGAATGGATGCTTGTTTCATTGAGGAAGGTGGAAGATAACAGAGGACACCTCATGGCTGCATGAAAGGTAAGTTTTCTTTTCAACATCTTGAGTCAGTGGGGCCTGTAGCTCATTTGCTGGGGTATATAtgagagctctcagcagaagTACAGATTTGGGAATCATCAACGCGTGTgcattaaaatcaagaaaaatagatGAAGTCAGTAAAGGTAGCTTAGAGGGTTGGAGGAGGTAAGGTTTGAGAAACAACCATATTTAAGGCCCTTGTATCCTCAGCATCAGAGAATGTAAGCAGCTCTAGGACAGGAATTATGACTTAATCATGTGAGATTCTCT
This window harbors:
- the TRIM6 gene encoding tripartite motif-containing protein 6, whose protein sequence is MATMTSAVLVDIRDEVTCPICLELLTEPASIDCGHSFCQACITRISKESMISQEGESSCPVCQSSYQPGNLRPNRHLANIAERVREVVLGSGKQLKVNLCAHHEEKLQLFCKEDGKLICWLCERSQEHRGHHTFLMEEVAQEYQEKFQESLKKLRQEQQEAEKLKAVIREKRVSWKNQMEPERHRIQSQFNQLRSILDKEEQRQLKKLEEEGRKGLSIIEEAEDELVHQSQSLRELISDLERRCQGSTMELLQDASEVTERSEFWTLKKPEALPTKLKSVFRAPDLKKMLRVFRELTDVQSYWVDVTLNPHTANLNLVLSKNRRQVRFVGAQLSGSRLKEHYDCGILGSQHFSSGKHYWEVDVAKKTDWILGVCSNTEGPPFSFNQFINNQNVYSRYQPQSGYWVIGLHHKHEYRAYEESSASLLLSMMVPPRRIGIFLDYEAGTVSFFNVTNHGFPIYTFSKYYFPTTLCPYFNPCNCVVPMTLRRPSS